In Ruegeria sp. YS9, the genomic window GTTCAGGCTCATGTTCTGCGATTCTGGGAAAGTCGATTCACTCAGGTAAAACCCGTCAAACGCGCAGGTGGACGCAGGTATTATCGGCCCAACGACATGCGTCTGTTGGGAGGAATCAAGAAACTGCTCCACGAAGACGGTATCACGATAAAAGGTGTCCAGCGTATCCTGCGCGAACAGGGCGTCGCACATGTCGCGGCGCTGTCCCCTTCCCTGGATGACCCTGGCCCCGCCCCGATTGAGGCCGTTCAGGACACCGTGGTACCGTTTGAACCTAAGCCTGCAACCGCCACGGAACAGATTCGAATGGATCTGGGCGAACCGTCAAAGCAATCCGTCA contains:
- a CDS encoding MerR family transcriptional regulator, coding for MSKSPDAFRTISEVADWLGVQAHVLRFWESRFTQVKPVKRAGGRRYYRPNDMRLLGGIKKLLHEDGITIKGVQRILREQGVAHVAALSPSLDDPGPAPIEAVQDTVVPFEPKPATATEQIRMDLGEPSKQSVKEGAQANARTSSASQPEPEPELDAAPLMGGIASLAWNQTDFDDDLLRRIAPIAKDLRRWLDRVETQATG